The following is a genomic window from Malus sylvestris chromosome 7, drMalSylv7.2, whole genome shotgun sequence.
aaaaaGAACACTCAAGGTATAACACACAAAAACCTTTTATTCTCACACAAACTAATACAAGAGGAATCACTCAAAACACTCTTAGAAGCTATGGATGCTTCTTCTACttattctcttttcttttaggtagagagccttcttgtctctcttacttcttcttctttctcttttcttcactTCTCATTCTTAAACATAACAACATACTCTATTTATAACCAACCATACCAAGTGTGAATACTAAGTGTGAAATCATCCTAGCCATTATTCATAACTCTACTAAAAGTAGCCCACCACCATGGACTTTGCTTATGGACACAATGAACACATGTCATTCTTATGCTAGAATTGTCAAGCATTTTCAATGCATGCACCGGCCACTTTTCTAGAAGCAAGATTACCATTCAACAAAAAGACcctaaaaaaactcaaaatatatCTTTACTTTTTAACGTTATACATTAccctttagttttctttttaagaCTCCACAtccacatatctcatcaaaatattatgtatatgtatgtatgtacgtaTGTATGTATTGTatgtatattaaaaaatttaagttcCGTAAGGTTTCGCCTCACGCCTCAAGGCTTTCGCCTAGACGGAGCTATCCATAACACGCCTCACCTACGCCttcgccttttaaaacattgatacTGATTAACATTATTCGTGACAAGGGTACCATTTAATTTAGTCATCTCTCATACATACACATCTTCTCTTTGTTTTTCAAGCTTAATTATGGCAGAGTTTGAAAGTGTCAAATTTTTtaagattttgatttttgaCGTTTATTTATCCAGCAATATTGCGCACGAATCTCTGCTTCTGCACAGCTACAAGAGAACCTTCAATGGCTTTGCTGCCAAGCTAACAGAGGAAGAAGCACAGAAGTTGGCTGGTTGTCTTATGAACCcaacttaattttatttttcaacttgAATAAACATTAAAAGTGACCATTGTATGACTTGAAAAATATATGCAGGAATGGATGGTGTGGTGTCAGTTTTCCCTAGTGAAACTAAGAAGCTCCAAACAACAAGGTCATGGGACTTCATTGGGTTTCCTGAAATGGTGAAGAGAAGCGCCATTGAAACTGATATCATTGTCGGGGTAATTGACACTGGAATTTGGCCTGAATCTGCCAGCTTCAGTGACGCCGGGTTTGGTCCACCCCCCAAAAGGTGGAAAGGCGCATGCAAGGGCGAAGGCAATTTTACTTGCAACAAGTAAAGCAAACCAGTTTATTTCAACCATCCACTGCACATttcaaaaaactaaaaaacaaaacatctcGTGTTGTTGTTAATTACACTTGGACAGAAACAAAAAGTGCGAACTTGATTTATATGatatgttgtcaaattgtaaCTCTGACTTAAATAATATGACATACTGTTGTTACACTTGGACAGTAAAATTATCGGAGCACGGTATTACCGCAGTCAACCCTACCCACAAAATAGCAGTGATATCTTGTCTCCGAGGGACACGGATGGCCATGGAACCCACACTGCATCAACAGCAGCAGGGAACTTAGTTAGCAAGGCAAGTCTGTATGGTTTAGGGTTGGGGACAGCAAGAGGAGGGGTGCCATCAGCACGCATTGCGGTGTACAAAGTTTGTTGGTCAGATGGGTGCCCGGATGCTGATATTCTAGCGGCATTCGATGATGCCATAGCTGACGGTGTTGACATACTCTCTGTCTCCCTTGGGGGGTTTAAACCGTTAGATTATTTCAGAAATTCCATTGACATTGGAGCTTTTCACGCTTTAAGAAAAGGAATATTCACTTCCGCGTCTGCTGGCAATGAAGGGCCAAACCTGAAAACTATTACAAACTTTGCACCATGGTATCTTGCTGTGGCTGCTAGCACCATAGATCGCCACTTTGATACCAAGGTTCAATTGGGAAACCACAAAATTTATGAGGTAACTGATACAGAATCTAACTTTTGCTCATTTAGGGGTTTGTTTGGTAGTAATTCTGGTTGGGCAGTATATACACTTTTGGAGAAtcaacattatatatatatatgctgcaGATGCACCAAAATACTAGAGAAGTGATTAAAACATGAAAGTTGATTATGATTTGTTTTTGCTTCCTTGGTAGGGAATAGTAACAAACACATTTGAACTCAAGGGTAAATTCTACCCCATAGTATATGCTGCAGACGTTCCAGATACGGCAGCTGGTTACGATGGGAAAACATCCAGGTATGTGTACGCATTTTGAGAGTATATATACCATTTATATTGAAGAACCACGGTAGTCTAGCATAAGTCTAACCAGGTGCTAATAACATGGATATATATATGGAGCAGGTTATGCCGAATAGGCACGTTAGACAAAAAATTGGTGGAGGGTAAAATTGTTCTTTGTGATGGGCCTACTGGGTATGGGGCTATATATGCAGGCGCATTTGGTTATGTTTTGACAAGCCGAAAAGCAGCAGATGTAATCGATCCTGTTCCAATACCAGCAGCTTCCATTTGGTTCCACCTTGGTAACGAAATTGCCCATTACCTAAACTCAACCAGGTATCAATATTTGAGAATGACAATGCatgattgatttaaaatattacTAATGCGCCCGTTTGTTAGAGTAGGGCCCAACGGGCCTGTTGATCCAAAAATTCCAGTGAGCTTGTCACCAAGAAGAAAACAAGCCAGGACTCTTAACAAAGAGCCGGCATCTGAGTTCCTTTAAAAACAAGTCTAGACTCTTAACATAGAGCTGACCTCCGAGTTTCAATTGCCGATGTGTTGATCTCTACGTATGAACCACTAAATGGGGTTACACGTGAGGGGAAGTGTTGGAATCCTACATCGATGGGTGCAAAAGAAAATAACGGGTTTAAGTATGATTACCCCATGCTAACTAATATCGAGGCCTTCTGTAATAAAAtctcacacctgacggattgggtATGTAGTAAAGTTAAGGACTTTATTAATGTTGTTAGAGTAGAGCCCAACGGGCCCCCCGATCCAAAAATCCAACAAAActaacataaatcaaaagaccCCTTTTATGTTATTGCTAATAAATCCTGAATCCCTGTAATGATTCGCAGGAACCCAACAGCAACAATTTGGAAAAGTACTGAGGGTATGGATGCACTGGCACCATACGTACCTTCATTCTCATCAAGGGGTCCAAATCCAAACACTCCTAACATTCTCAAGGTAACTTCAAGGCCCCGTAGGTGTGTGAATGCTGActtaaaaaaatgaacaaacCGAATCATGAATATTGAGGGGTCTTAATTTTCCTCCTTGTTTTCTCCTATATGTTGCAGCCAGATATCGCTTCTCCTGGAGTTTCCATTCTAGCAGCATGGTCTCCAATTGCCCCAGTTTCAGGTTTTGAAGGTGATGACAGGGTAACTTCATACAATATAATCTCGGGGACATCAATGGCATGCCCACATGCTGCGGGCGTGGCTGCATACGTCAAATCATTTCACCCCAATTGGTCACCTGCTGCTATCCTGTCAGCTCTTACGACTACTGGTATAGATGCATTTTCATAAATGTACCAATTACAATACAACCGTTCTCTCACATATTTGATGAGTTGTGTGACCAATTATTATCAGAGATCATGTGACCAAGTCTTGTGAGAGAGACACTACATATAATTAGACTTTGACCATGATGTACATTGTATTACCTAAGATTTATATGTTTGATTAATTTGTAACGATTTTGCAGCCAAACCTATGAGTGCAAATCTTAACCCTGAAGCCGAATTCGCGTACGGTGCTGGCCTACTAAATCCTAGTAGGTCTCCGTATCCTGGTTTGGTATACGACGCTGCTGAAATCGATTACGTAAATTTTTTGTGTGCACAAGGCTATAGTACCAAATTATTGAAAGCTCTTACCGGGGATAGCTATAGCTGCTCATCATCACAATCTAGTCATGGAACACTCAGTGATCATCTAAACTATCCTTCTGTTGCACTTTCCACCTCGAACCCTAAATCCGTCAAAGGCATTTTCAATAGGACCGTCACAAATGTTGGATCACCAAAGTCCACATATAAAGCTCAAGTGAGTGCACCACCAGGACTTGAAATCAAAGTTAATCCAAGCGTTCTAAAGTTCACATCTCTCGGGCAGAAGCTATCGTTTCAAGTCACGGTGAAAGGGTTGATTGAAAAAACCATAGTCTCTGGTTCTCTGGTGTGGGATGATGGTAAATTCCAAGTGAGGAGCCCCATTGTTGTGTATTTTGTGTTTTGAGAACAATATGTGTAATAATGTATGATGCATGAATAAGCAATTGCATGAAACTAGATAGGGCTTCAATGAAACAAAATTGCAACATATTGATCACGATGATGTAttttaaatgaaaactaaattattatatatttatgaaCCTTTAATATGATGTAGTACATCGAAGtacattgaaatttgaaacgTACCCATTTAAGGATATTTTATAGCTCTCTATGCAATCTAATTGTATATTTGATAGTTCATTTTTGGTCTGCATGGGAAATATGGATTTTCTCCTATGTTGATTACTTGATTGAAGGCCCCATCCCTCGTTGCCCGTTTATACAGGTTGTACCTATCACTAAATCAAGTTATCAACGAGACTTTAGTCGGAACCTtcctaattaaaaacaaaagaccGAAAAACTTCGGTGGGAACATTTGCAAACAACGACGTATACACATGAAAAATATCAGAGTAGCATCATGTATCGGTGGCATAAAAATATTTACGCACCCACGTGTTCTAGATGTTGGCACATGATCATGCATCGATAGATATACGTATGGACAATGCATGCCCTACCATGCAAATTATGACAAGAACAACAATCGATCGAGTGACCAGTGGTGGGAGAGCTAGGAATATTAGCAAGCTGCATTTTCTCAATTCCCACTCTCACTTATTTGAGCATACCGACTAATATGCTTGTTTCTTGACTTGTGGATGTATCCCAAGGTCAATATGGATGCATGGCATGCGATGTACGTCAGgaggtttttcttcttttcaaaagCAGTACATGTTGGAAAAGTTAGACATGGAATTGATACCACAGTTAATATGCTTTTGTACCTCATTCCCTATAACCAAAAATTGCATCAAGTAAAAATTACCTTATTTCGCAACATTTCTTCAACTGGCTACTGGCTCTCTAGTTTTTCAATTGTCATCATGGTCCAAGTACCTAAGCTGGGTCGgatcattttcttctttgagCAGAAGGACGTTAACCATCGGATTACCATCGATGATTGCACATGTTATGCACTAAGAAAAGGTTGCAAGCGGTTATTTGCTTGTAGAGCTACCGGCTGCCTTATAGTACAAACTAGAAAGTTCTACCCGAACGTTGCTGCGGGAttaaaaattgtgtaaaaaaaattatgtttcaaAGGTATAAACCTATCAACTTGTATCACATCTAACTGAACTACAACAACATATTGAAACACTTAATATGAAAATTCATAAGCTATTTGACAATATGAAATCAAGCAATTATTGAAAATCAGAAACGGAGCTTAGAAAGTAAAAAATCCTACCTCATTatattaaaacaattaacaaattCTCGGTGAATATCACAAAAAAGGCTCAGTTCTCACCATAATGAAAATTATGACATCGTTTTAACATGAACTCGAGTTCATTTCAGTCACCAGCATTAATAAAACCAATGACTTCAACCTGTGCAAGGAAACAACTGACTTAGACGCAAGCCAACCAACTTTGAAtctaaccaaataaaaaaagtaatcaCAATCGAACTAACCTCTTCTTCCCAAATGAAGTAGAAGATGTCCCCTGTTTTGCCATTGTGAACAGTGTACTCTACTCTCAACACACAAAAAGAACACACTCAAATTGCTGAGCAATATTATAAAAGCTACACATACatcattgtatatatatttggacaTAAAGTATAAAGATATGCTGACAATATCAAGCTTAAATTTAACAAAAGCAGTAATTAcgaattgaaatcaaacgataatatagttgttaaaaaaaattctaactaaattttacaaatagcatcataaatgttaaaaaaaaataacaccaTTGAAAAAACTCATTACTCAAATATGTAATTCTATAAAAACACATCACTGAAAACTTCAATTTCATGTCAACCTATATCACATCCAAAACCCATTAATAATCTCTTCTTGTGTATAGCTTGTCCTCAGAATTCGCAGCTGAAAACGGAATGTAAGTTCAGAGTatgatgaaaaagaagaaatgaaagagttgtgtcaatgaaaaaaaatgagagagcgGGTATCAGAACAATCtacaaagaagaagaatttgagatgaataaGTGGATAAATTGCTTACATGAAGAGCTGATTTCAAATCGATGATCCATTTCTCACCCTAATAATATTTAACAATTGCAATTAGTAAAATTTTCTTGATAAGATGAAATCTAGGAGCATAATAATAAGCATTAGAAATAGAAAAGCCTTATATGGTGATTAAGGCCCTTAATTAACTTGCGAAGCTTGAAAAGTCATTCTCTTCACGTGGTTAATTTGGAAGTTATCCAATGTATGTAAAAACATGAATCAGAAGCAAATTGATGAAATCGGAGGGAAAAAATGTTACTTAGTAATTGTATATGTTATGAAGGCATCAAATAAAGTCCTGATAAAATACCAGCATCTTTATATTAACCACTttacatataaattataaatgattatcaaacatCCTTAAACAAATTTCATTTAGGGAAGACTGATGAGGGGATATACGACTCACAAACAACTGAGActgtcctttttttcttttttttttcatatcaacAAACACACAAATTCTTATATTTCCGAAAGCACCTGCATCCCAACATAAAAACTTAAATAATACATGAATCATCGATGTTTTGCTTTGCAAACAGCCAAGGGGATGGGAACTAAAATAAATTTCGTGACCAAGAACCTCTTAAAAACCAAGcttgaaagcataaaaacaaAGCTTTCAATCTTTCTGTGCAAATTAATATCACAATCAATTCAACCCCATTTCCGCAATCCAAAGCTTCAAACTTCATACaaaaatacaataatttttaGAATTTCACCCAAACATAAAGAGAATAATATTGTTAGGTGCGGAGAAGAAAAAACCAGGGAAAAATGGAAGATGGATTTTAGCCTGGAAAAGCAATTCACAGCAACAATAAAAAGGTGAAATTAAAAACTCAATTGAATCAAATGAAGAATTTTCTAGAGTGCAAATAATTAGTGTTATCAGCAAGAAGTTTCAGACCTTAAAATGCAATAGCATGTGCCCAAAATGCAATCCTATAAAACATGAAACAGCAGCCATAAGATAATCGGaaattttctaataaaatgAACCGAAGACCAACTTTGAATAATTGGTAACGATGACGCTTTGACATTGATAGAGTGTAtgtatgtgagagagagagagagagagagagagagagagagagagagagagagagagagatggaaataGAGTTAGAATTAGACCAATGCAGAAATCAACCTTAAGATTCCCTCTGGGTCAAATGGTTGCACCATTGATGAGAAACAGTCGGTAGAGGTTGATAGTAGGAGAACTAACATTGCATTCCTGAAACACAAAGGATTAACCTTTTTCAATTATCATCAGTGAATGCACTAATACAAGACTTAAATTATGATATATTCAATAATCTAGTTACCAGAGAATGACTTTTATCCTTCTATAAACAGGCAGTTGATAAAGGTGACTCTGGCCCAGTATAACTTGACTCATAAACTGGAAACTTTGAGGCTTCAAACTCTGAGCCAAAAGTTGAAGCTTCTCActcaacaaacaaaaattacaaatccaaaactaaaaagaatcaGAAACAAACTAAAACATGGGATTGGTGAAGGCCATACCTTCGAAAGCATAGACGCAGACAGCTCTTCGAGAGCGATCCCAACTCCGGGGTCGGAGGCGGAAACAGAGGCCAATATCCTCAAGATTTTGCGTTGACGATTGTGAGATCGGGATAAAACGGTCGAAACCAAATTTGCAAGTTTTGAAAAAACGTTAAGGAATCTGGGTTTCAATGAATAAGGAGGCTGCAAATAAAATccccaaagaaacaaaaaaaaggtcTCCCATGTCGGTATTTTGTGAGAGAAAAAGCGCAAGATTCGAGAGCGAGTTCAACAGCGGCAGAAGCACAGATTTGTGAGAAAGAAGAAACCGAAGGAAAAATCGAGAAGATGCAGGAGAGGCTTGAGGCAAGCATGGACAAATAGGTAATCTTACGTGTAAAGAGGAGAAAGAACGGAGCAGGAAAGCTGTTTGATAGGGCAATATCGCTAATTTAATTCTGGTGAGCAACGCTTTTCCACCAGGTGGATGGCAAGGGCAAAAACGCCTTTTTACTGTGAAAaagatgcaaaaaaaaaaaatggcacatAAAAAAGCATTCAGAGGGCATTTTCGTCCGTTTACTGCTGGTGAACAGTGTTTTTTTGCTTGACTTTTAATATAGGTTCAACTAAAAATTGTTATTCGCGTGATTAGAAACTGTTAAAAACAAATTATCATAGACtattaatattatttacattaaaaatgttacacgattttaacaaacaaaaaatttaatctATACAGTATACACACAAACAATTGTAGAACTTTTGTctctacataaaaaaaataaaaaaaatctaatttattCACTAAAGCACCTAAAGTTTCTTGATTGTGAAGAAAGCAACCTCAGCaaggaaaaatatg
Proteins encoded in this region:
- the LOC126629937 gene encoding cucumisin-like isoform X3, translating into MALTPWFLLLISLISTLPVDVTLSAAHQDTRKDYIVYMGDKPKPEVSTTTTSALHVNMLQNVIDDSNIAHESLLLHSYKRTFNGFAAKLTEEEAQKLAGMDGVVSVFPSETKKLQTTRSWDFIGFPEMVKRSAIETDIIVGVIDTGIWPESASFSDAGFGPPPKRWKGACKGEGNFTCNNKIIGARYYRSQPYPQNSSDILSPRDTDGHGTHTASTAAGNLVSKASLYGLGLGTARGGVPSARIAVYKVCWSDGCPDADILAAFDDAIADGVDILSVSLGGFKPLDYFRNSIDIGAFHALRKGIFTSASAGNEGPNLKTITNFAPWYLAVAASTIDRHFDTKVQLGNHKIYEGIVTNTFELKGKFYPIVYAADVPDTAAGYDGKTSRLCRIGTLDKKLVEGKIVLCDGPTGYGAIYAGAFGYVLTSRKAADVIDPVPIPAASIWFHLGNEIAHYLNSTRNPTATIWKSTEGMDALAPYVPSFSSRGPNPNTPNILKPDIASPGVSILAAWSPIAPVSGFEGDDRVTSYNIISGTSMACPHAAGVAAYVKSFHPNWSPAAILSALTTTAKPMSANLNPEAEFAYGAGLLNPSRAPYPGLVYDAAEIDYVNFLCAQGYSTRLLKALTGDSYSCSSSQSSHGTLSDHLNYPSVALSTSNPKSVNGIFNRTVTNVGSPKSTYKAKVSAPPGLEIKVNPSILKFTSLGQKQSFQVTVKGLIEKTIVSGSLVWDDGKFQVRSPIVVYFVF
- the LOC126629937 gene encoding cucumisin-like isoform X4 codes for the protein MALTPWFLLLISLISTLPVDVTLSAAHQDTRKDYIVYMGDKPKPEVSTTTTSALHVNMLQNVIDDSNIAHESLLLHSYKRTFNGFAAKLTEEEAQKLAGMDGVVSVFPSETKKLQTTRSWDFIGFPEMVKRSAIETDIIVGVIDTGIWPESASFSDAGFGPPPKRWKGACKGEGNFTCNNKIIGARYYRSQPYPQNSSDILSPRDTDGHGTHTASTAAGNLVSKASLYGLGLGTARGGVPSARIAVYKVCWSDGCPDADILAAFDDAIADGVDILSVSLGGFKPLDYFRNSIDIGAFHALRKGIFTSASAGNEGPNLKTITNFAPWYLAVAASTIDRHFDTKVQLGNHKIYEGIVTNTFELKGKFYPIVYAADVPDTAAGYDGKTSRLCRIGTLDKKLVEGKIVLCDGPTGYGAIYAGAFGYVLTSRKAADVIDPVPIPAASIWFHLGNEIAHYLNSTRNPTATIWKSTEGMDALAPYVPSFSSRGPNPNTPNILKPDIASPGVSILAAWSPIAPVSGFEGDDRVTSYNIISGTSMACPHAAGVAAYVKSFHPNWSPAAILSALTTTAKPMSANLNPEAEFAYGAGLLNPSRSPYPGLVYDAAEIDYVNFLCAQGYSTKLLKALTGDSYSCSSSQSSHGTLSDHLNYPSVALSTSNPKSVNGIFNRTITNVGSPKSTYKAKVSTPPGLEIKVNPSVLKFASLEQKLSFQVTVKGLIEKTIVSGSLVWDDGKFQVRSPIVVYFVF
- the LOC126629937 gene encoding cucumisin-like isoform X8 — encoded protein: MALTPWFLLLISLISTLPVDVTLSAAHQDTRKDYIVYMGDKPKPEVSTTTTSALHVNMLQNVIDDSNIAHESLLLHSYKRTFNGFAAKLTEEEAQKLAGMDGVVSVFPSETKKLQTTRSWDFIGFPEMVKRSAIETDIIVGVIDTGIWPESASFSDAGFGPPPKRWKGACKGEGNFTCNNKIIGARYYRSQPYPQNSSDILSPRDTDGHGTHTASTAAGNLVSKASLYGLGLGTARGGVPSARIAVYKVCWSDGCPDADILAAFDDAIADGVDILSVSLGGFKPLDYFRNSIDIGAFHALRKGIFTSASAGNEGPNLKTITNFAPWYLAVAASTIDRHFDTKVQLGNHKIYEGIVTNTFELKGKFYPIVYAADVPDTAAGYDGKTSRLCRIGTLDKKLVEGKIVLCDGPTGYGAIYAGAFGYVLTSRKAADVIDPVPIPAASIWFHLGNEIAHYLNSTRNPTATIWKSTEGMDALAPYVPSFSSRGPNPNTPNILKPDIASPGVSILAAWSPIAPVSGFEGDDRVTSYNIISGTSMACPHAAGVAAYVKSFHPNWSPAAILSALTTTGIDAFS
- the LOC126629937 gene encoding subtilisin-like protease SBT4.14 isoform X6 gives rise to the protein MALTPWFLLLISLISTLPVDVTLSAAHQDTRKDYIVYMGDKPKPEVSTTTTSALHVNMLQNVIDDSNIAHESLLLHSYKRTFNGFAAKLTEEEAQKLAGMDGVVSVFPSETKKLQTTRSWDFIGFPEMVKRSAIETDIIVGVIDTGIWPESASFSDAGFGPPPKRWKGACKGEGNFTCNNKIIGARYYRSQPYPQNSSDILSPRDTDGHGTHTASTAAGNLVSKASLYGLGLGTARGGVPSARIAVYKVCWSDGCPDADILAAFDDAIADGVDILSVSLGGFKPLDYFRNSIDIGAFHALRKGIFTSASAGNEGPNLKTITNFAPWYLAVAASTIDRHFDTKVQLGNHKIYEGIVTNTFELKGKFYPIVYAADVPDTAAGYDGKTSRNPTATIWKSTEGMDALAPYVPSFSSRGPNPNTPNILKPDIASPGVSILAAWSPIAPVSGFEGDDRVTSYNIISGTSMACPHAAGVAAYVKSFHPNWSPAAILSALTTTAKPMSANLNPEAEFAYGAGLLNPSRSPYPGLVYDAAEIDYVNFLCAQGYSTKLLKALTGDSYSCSSSQSSHGTLSDHLNYPSVALSTSNPKSVKGIFNRTVTNVGSPKSTYKAQVSAPPGLEIKVNPSVLKFTSLGQKLSFQVTVKGLIEKTIVSGSLVWDDGKFQVRSPIVVYFVF